A single window of Bombus pascuorum chromosome 1, iyBomPasc1.1, whole genome shotgun sequence DNA harbors:
- the LOC132911316 gene encoding dynein light chain Tctex-type, producing the protein MMEDMQEETQFVVDDVSKIIKEAIEVSIGGNAYQHNKVNQWTSNVVEGCLGNLTKLQKPYKYIVTCTIMQKNGAGLHTASSCYWDNATDGSCTVRWENKTMYCIVSVFGLAI; encoded by the exons ATGATGGAAGATATGCAAGAAGAG ACCCAATTTGTGGTCGACGATGTAAGCAAAATTATTAAGGAAGCGATTGAAGTATCTATCGGGGGAAATGCTTATCAACATAACAAAGTAAATCAGTGGACCTCGAACGTTGTCGAAGGATGTTTGGGAAATCTTACAAAACTTCAAAAgccatataaatatatag tGACTTGTACTATAATGCAAAAAAATGGAGCAGGACTGCATACTGCGAGTTCTTGCTACTGGGATAATGCTACTGATGGTAGTTGTACAGTGCGTTGGGAAAACAAGACAATGTATTGTATCGTTTCTGTATTTGGCCTAGCAATTTAA
- the LOC132911305 gene encoding distal membrane-arm assembly complex protein 2: MLRQRCTRMIFKQIFEQESVYRPLQVNVTRSFYDNYEAINHFIKYLRKRQITVGTKAEAYGRHVYGPPLGMIVKVNAPDLHDFVTLRLRCWWKRQKENYQKYIEKEQYKKYIIAGPNLAAAKYVIECSGKIRFKNHDEWIDKTKKSELSKFPNEYDENFILEEIDFNGYPIPYEHLDFIFNLFDLRTLSFRGCRTINDWSLDKLAAEFPNLEHLDVSECENVTERGLEALYRMPNLKKLTVTNFYGTAAFDLTCLLLEDVNPYLKCQIQQPKYKSLPKK, encoded by the coding sequence atgttacgtCAACGTTGTACCCGCATGatattcaaacaaatttttgagCAAGAAAGTGTTTATAGACCGTTACAGGTTAACGTGACACGTTCGTTTTATGATAACTATGAAGCTATCAATCACTTTATAAAGTATTTACGTAAACGACAAATCACTGTTGGAACAAAAGCAGAAGCTTATGGCAGACACGTTTACGGTCCACCACTAGGAATGATTGTAAAAGTAAACGCACCTGATCTACATGATTTTGTTACATTACGTCTAAGATGTTGGTGGAAAcgtcaaaaagaaaattatcagaaatatatagaaaaagaacaatataaaaaatatatcatagcAGGTCCAAATTTGGCAGCAGCTAAATATGTTATAGAGTGTAGTGGTAAAATAAGGTTCAAAAATCACGATGAATGGATagataaaactaaaaagagTGAACTTTCAAAATTCCCAAACGAATATGATGAAAACTTTATTTTAGAGGAAATAGATTTCAATGGATATCCTATACCATATGAAcatcttgattttatttttaatctctttGATTTAAGAACACTAAGCTTCAGAGGTTGTAGAACAATTAATGATTGGTCATTGGATAAATTGGCTGCAGAATTTCCAAATTTAGAGCATCTTGACGTATCAGAATGTGAAAATGTGACAGAAAGGGGACTAGAAGCGCTATATAGAATGCCTAACTTGAAGAAATTAACTGTAACTAACTTTTATGGAACTGCAGCATTTGATTTAACTTGTTTGTTATTAGAAGATGTCAATCCATATCTAAAATGTCAAATTCAACAACCAAAATACAAGAGTTTacctaaaaaataa
- the LOC132911311 gene encoding U11/U12 small nuclear ribonucleoprotein 25 kDa protein-like, giving the protein MDKIQCTFQNAKSKEEQGNNLIEKEEIIDKCTELDHDELVKLTKGAIRNIIESDPLLFGLPVDVTIEELKAQIAVAQGQAITLYLNRGELPKLGIVVPPHHTTVLDLKKAIKRHTNLSLKREKVKKKISWKHIWKKYHLCFENVRLINDNENIKAYGITNKAELHYVKRRRERNKLIKHS; this is encoded by the exons atggATAAAATTCAGTGTACATTTCAAAATGCTAAATCAAAAGAAGAGCAGGGAAATAATTTgattgaaaaagaagagataatTGATAAATGCACAGAACTCGATCATGATGAATTAGTTAAGCTAACAAAAGGAGCAATTCGTAATATAATTGAAAGTGATCCGTTACTTTTTGGTCTACCGGTGGATGTTACTATCGAGGAACTCAAAGCTCAAATTGCAGTTGCTCAAGGACAAGCGATAACTTTGTATTTGAATCGTGGAGAATTACCAAAACTTGGAATTGTg GTACCCCCTCACCACACTACAGTCCTAGATCTCAAGAAAGCTATAAAACGACATACAAATTTATCTctgaagagagagaaagttaaaaaaaagataagttGGAAACATATTTGGAAAAAGTATCATCTATGTTTTGAGAATGTTAGATTAATAAATgacaatgaaaatataaaagcttATGGAATCACAAACAAAGCAGAATTACATTATGTAAAAAGACGCagggaaagaaataaattgataaaacacTCTTAG
- the LOC132911301 gene encoding uncharacterized protein LOC132911301: MTIITKAITEKKEQPLFTGENSAENGKRDAEAQCLKSDVGGHYFIAKRSIYRVHMTTAFIVYTMALTVVIIGSIVGIYIYRQYDRTQIHKFRTGWYSIPYDKSSRASYTNDAVHEGLVADSNLIIQGLRRATEQEAMDIMKNIDSGLIIKGLRRTTDQEATDIAKNVDNIKSSFFKERFEIDLENEHYEKIDVPDFRGGRQGRFVHDFNINKTGIIDIDGQCCFVMPLDRQAVLPPRNMYDLLRKMYNGYYEVDTEIVRKTMKVVTPPISDLSVVGTYIARECQDLPTYTLTKVNSNVVKRSISNGVFGQFAGKNIIEFDILNLEDINAYNKKSPQN; encoded by the exons ATGACGATCATTACAAAGGCCATCACTGAGAAGAAAGAACAACCGTTGTTTACTGGGGAGAATTCAGCG GAAAATGGTAAACGGGATGCAGAGGCACAATGCTTGAAGTCCGATGTGGGAGgtcattattttattgctaAGAGAAGCATTTATCGTGTTCATATGACCACAGCATTTATAGTGTACACTATGGCATTGACAGTTGTGATAATTGGATCCATAGTcggaatatacatatacagacAATATGATAGAACACAAATTCACAAATTTAGAACTGGATGGTACAGCATTCCTTATGACAAATCAAGCAGAGCATCTTATACCAACGATGCAGTACACGAAGGCTTGGTAGCAgattctaatttaattatacaaggTTTGAGAAGAGCTACAGAACAAGAAGCTAtggatattatgaaaaatattgactCTGGTTTGATTATAAAAGGTTTGAGGAGAACTACAGATCAGGAAGCTACGGATATCGCGAAAAATGTAGATAACATCAAAAGTTCCTTCTTCAAGGAACGATTTGAGATCGATTTGGAAAATGAGCACTATGAGAAAATTGATGTGCCAGATTTCCGTGGAGGGCGTCAAGGTCGATTTGTACATGATTTTAACATT aATAAAACTGGCATAATTGATATTGATGGGCAATGTTGCTTTGTGATGCCACTTGATCGTCAAGCAGTTTTACCACCACGCAATATGTATGATCTTctcagaaaaatgtataacg GTTATTACGAAGTAGACACAGAAATTGTGCGTAAAACAATGAAAGTGGTTACTCCACCAATCTCTGATTTATCAGTTGTTGGGACATATATAGCTCGTGAATGTCAGGATTTACCAACATATACGTTGACAAAAGTAAATTCAAATG TTGTTAAACGTAGCATATCAAATGGAGTATTTGGACAATTTGCAGGAAAAAATATCATAGAATTTGACATTTTGAACTTGGAAGATATAAATGCATATAACAAGAAAAGTCCACAAAATTGA